The genomic DNA CATATTGACATAAATTTTAATTTGCTTAAATACAttgtatgtaaatgtttacaAAGTATTCAGAAGTTTCATGAAAGTAAAAGGAAACAATTTAGCAGCGTCCACATGGATAAAGCAACTATCTTTTGTCCTTAAAGAAACCTTGATCTGTGCTGCTCTCCTTGATAGTCACTGTCAAGAAGTTTGTCGTCACATCTGTTACCACAACCTTTTCCAGGTTGTTTAAGCAGGGGGCCCATGCATCTTCTTCAGGAACTCCCAGTATTCTGGACACAGGGATTTTGGCAATGAGCGTTGACTGTTGCCTTACTGGCAAGTCCTCAGATTTGCAGGTGCTTCTCTTATTCATGTGCTTCAGATGCTGAGGAGGGAGATGACTAGAACATTCCATAGTTCTCCCACCCTGAAAGTCTGTGCCCATTCTGTTGGAGAGGAACCCCCGGTCCGGCACAAAGTGTCGGATGCTTCCGCTTGCGGCAGCTCGAACTGACTTCTTGGAGTAACCGGAACCTTGATGTCTGTGAGATGCCTGAATCATTCTTAATTCCGACCCCCTTTGCTCCTCTTCCTGCAGGACCAGTTTTGCCATTTTCGAGGAGCTGTAAGTGACttgttcctctgctctctgattcCCTAGCTCTGGCTGCAGATTGCTTGAAAGGCTTTCCTTAAAGCGCAGTTTGGGCTTTGGGCCTCTCTTTTTGGGAGCAGGGGGAAAGCCATCAACACTGGACCTAGCCAAAGCTGAGGGATGATGTTCTCGTGTTGGTTCAGGGGGTCGGACCcgcacactctctcctctgttgaCTGTACTGGGAGGGAAAATGGTGGGCACCACAGCACGGAGGCCCTCTCTCGCTCTAGGAGTTACCACTGGCTCTGAACTTGGATATGTGACATGTATGCTCCTTGTTGCTTCATTCCTGAATTCGTATGACTTCGCTTTAGCTTTAGCCTGAGCCTGGGACAAAAAGGGTAGTTTGTTGGTCTTATAAAGGACAAATTTATTGATCATTTGTATGACAGACTGTACTTATTTGTCTGACTGAttataacagcaacaacagcgaaaaaaaaacctgcaacaGACATTTTGCTTGCATGATTCAGGTTAGTACTGGAACTAGTTTGAACCATTCATTTACAGAGCTCAGAAATTCACTGTGGTTGCCACATCTATTTTAAGAAAATCAACATATGAGAGGATAATCACAAATTTAATATATCGTAGAAACAACATTTGTAAAATACACTTCACAGAATTAACTTAGACAACGTATTACGTTTAAACGTTCTGTAAGTTTGAGTTAACGTATTTCTCAGCATCATTTGTTGCTGAGAA from Chanos chanos chromosome 8, fChaCha1.1, whole genome shotgun sequence includes the following:
- the cbx8b gene encoding chromobox protein homolog 8b, with protein sequence MELSAVGERVFAAESIIKRRIRRGRMEYLVKWKGWSPKYSTWEPEENILDSRLFVAFEERERERELFGPKKRGPKPKTFLLRAQAKAKAKSYEFRNEATRSIHVTYPSSEPVVTPRAREGLRAVVPTIFPPSTVNRGESVRVRPPEPTREHHPSALARSSVDGFPPAPKKRGPKPKLRFKESLSSNLQPELGNQRAEEQVTYSSSKMAKLVLQEEEQRGSELRMIQASHRHQGSGYSKKSVRAAASGSIRHFVPDRGFLSNRMGTDFQGGRTMECSSHLPPQHLKHMNKRSTCKSEDLPVRQQSTLIAKIPVSRILGVPEEDAWAPCLNNLEKVVVTDVTTNFLTVTIKESSTDQGFFKDKR